The Sciurus carolinensis chromosome 18, mSciCar1.2, whole genome shotgun sequence genome contains a region encoding:
- the Zfand2a gene encoding AN1-type zinc finger protein 2A → MEFPDLGKHCSEKTCKQLDFLPLKCDACNQDFCKDHFPYAGHKCPFAFKKNVQVPVCPLCNIPIPVKRGEIPDVVVGEHIDRDCKYHPGEKKEKVFTYRCSKEGCRKKEMLQLACVQCHGNFCIQHRHPLDHSCRAGCSATSASESKPSSSWLAQRLRWKAK, encoded by the exons ATGGAGTTTCCTGATTTGGGAAAGCATTGTTCAGAAAAGACTTGCAAGCAACTAG attttcttccaCTAAAGTGTGATGCATGTAATCAAGATTTCTGTAAAGATCATTTTCCCTATGCTGGCCATAAGTGTCCTTTTGCATTTAAGAAG AATGTCCAGGTCCCTGTGTGTCCACTTTGCAACATCCCCATCCCTGTAAAAAGGGGAGAGATACCAGATGTGGTGGTTGGAGAGCACATTGACAGAGACTGCAAGTATCATCctggggagaagaaagagaag GTTTTCACATACCGATGCTCAAAAGAAGGATGCAGAAAGAAGGAGATGCTGCAGCTGGCCTGTGTGCAGTGCCATGGCAACTTCTGCATTCAGCACAGGCACCCTCTGGACCACAGCTGCAGAGCTGG GTGCTCAGCAACCAGTGCTTCAGAGTCTAAGCCATCCTCCAGTTGGCTGGCCCAGCGACTCAG GTGGAAAGCAAAATGA